In Acinetobacter sp. TGL-Y2, a genomic segment contains:
- a CDS encoding alpha/beta fold hydrolase, with protein sequence MQLHAELNPATKPSQNETLVLIHGLFGSLSNLGMLARALQQDHDVLQIDLRNHGKSAHTDSMTYEEMAQDVLDTLDALEIDQFSVIGHSMGGKVAMRLTQIAPERLQKLIVLDMAPFAYTENHHDLIFKALFAVDQAQVLTRQHATEIMKNDINENGVILFLLKSWSQGNWLFNLNGLHQAYPHIIAWNAISTWTKSTLFLRGENSDYIAKQIHLDAISAQFSDSTVKTIEDAGHWLHAEQTEPVLNEIKRFLSS encoded by the coding sequence ATGCAACTGCATGCAGAGCTAAATCCAGCAACGAAACCCAGTCAAAATGAAACCTTAGTGCTTATACACGGTTTATTTGGAAGTTTGAGTAATCTCGGGATGTTGGCTAGAGCGCTGCAACAGGATCATGACGTACTGCAAATTGATTTACGCAATCATGGCAAATCTGCACACACAGACAGCATGACCTACGAGGAAATGGCGCAAGATGTTTTAGATACTTTAGATGCCCTAGAAATTGATCAATTTTCAGTGATTGGTCATTCCATGGGGGGCAAAGTTGCAATGCGATTGACTCAGATTGCACCGGAGCGCTTACAAAAACTAATCGTATTAGATATGGCACCCTTTGCTTATACGGAAAATCATCATGATTTGATTTTTAAAGCACTGTTTGCCGTCGATCAAGCTCAGGTTTTAACACGTCAACACGCCACTGAAATCATGAAAAACGATATCAATGAAAACGGCGTAATTTTATTTTTATTAAAATCTTGGAGTCAAGGGAACTGGCTGTTCAATCTGAACGGATTGCATCAGGCTTATCCTCATATTATTGCTTGGAATGCTATATCCACATGGACTAAATCAACACTCTTTTTAAGAGGGGAAAATTCAGATTATATAGCGAAGCAGATACATTTAGATGCTATATCCGCACAATTTAGTGATTCAACAGTAAAAACCATTGAAGATGCAGGGCATTGGTTACATGCAGAACAAACTGAGCCAGTTTTAAACGAAATTAAAAGATTTCTATCCTCATAA
- a CDS encoding aromatic amino acid transaminase: MFHHVDAYAGDPILSLMEEFSKDSRTQKVNLSIGLYYNEDNIVPQLDAVKTAYKNIEAGNQTVKLYLPMDGLKSYNDATQVLLLGQGSPARQTGRAVTIQALGGSGALKVGADFLKKYFPESDIWVSQPTWDNHIAIFNGAGIKSHFYPYFDAETNGVNVAAMLECLNTLKPKSIVLLHPCCHNPTGADLTATEWDQVIEILKANDLIPFLDIAYQGFGQGMDEDAYLIRALDQAGLNFIVSNSFSKIFSLYGERVGGLTFVCDDQATAQKVLGQLKSTVRRIYSSPPTTGALLVNNVLNDAELTASWQLELKEMRERIIQMRKLLEQKLSAELPQHDFSYLVKQKGMFSYTGLSAEQVDILKDKYGIYLVRSGRMCAAGLNLKNIDLVAKAFAEVIKATA, from the coding sequence ATGTTTCATCATGTAGATGCGTATGCAGGCGACCCAATTCTGTCTTTAATGGAAGAATTTAGCAAAGACTCACGCACTCAAAAAGTTAATTTAAGTATTGGTCTATATTATAATGAAGACAATATCGTCCCTCAGCTAGACGCTGTAAAAACAGCCTATAAAAATATTGAAGCAGGTAATCAAACCGTTAAGCTTTATTTGCCTATGGATGGTCTAAAGTCTTATAACGATGCTACTCAAGTGCTCCTTTTGGGCCAAGGCAGTCCAGCACGTCAAACAGGTCGTGCTGTGACCATTCAAGCTTTAGGCGGATCGGGTGCGCTTAAAGTCGGTGCAGATTTTCTTAAGAAATATTTTCCTGAATCAGATATTTGGGTGAGTCAGCCAACATGGGATAATCATATTGCCATTTTTAATGGTGCAGGGATTAAATCACATTTCTATCCATATTTTGATGCCGAAACTAACGGTGTTAATGTTGCCGCAATGTTGGAATGTCTGAACACGCTAAAGCCGAAAAGCATTGTGCTGTTACATCCGTGTTGTCATAACCCCACAGGTGCAGATTTAACCGCTACTGAATGGGATCAGGTGATTGAGATTTTGAAAGCCAATGACCTCATTCCATTTTTAGATATCGCCTACCAAGGTTTCGGTCAAGGCATGGATGAAGATGCATATTTGATTCGTGCTTTAGATCAAGCGGGTTTGAATTTCATCGTCAGTAATTCATTTTCTAAAATTTTCTCACTCTATGGTGAACGTGTCGGTGGTTTAACCTTCGTCTGTGATGATCAAGCTACCGCTCAAAAAGTCTTGGGACAATTAAAATCGACCGTTCGCCGTATTTACTCAAGCCCTCCAACCACAGGTGCTTTACTGGTGAATAATGTTCTGAATGATGCTGAACTGACTGCATCATGGCAGCTTGAACTCAAAGAAATGCGCGAACGTATTATTCAAATGCGCAAATTGCTTGAGCAAAAATTGTCTGCTGAATTACCTCAACATGATTTTAGTTATTTGGTGAAACAAAAAGGGATGTTTAGCTATACAGGCCTGTCCGCGGAACAAGTGGATATTTTAAAAGATAAATACGGTATTTACTTGGTGCGTAGTGGTCGTATGTGCGCAGCGGGCCTTAATCTTAAAAATATTGATCTTGTTGCTAAAGCGTTTGCCGAAGTGATTAAAGCGACAGCTTAA
- a CDS encoding S-(hydroxymethyl)glutathione dehydrogenase/class III alcohol dehydrogenase → MKSRAAVAFGPGQPLKIVELDVAPPKAGEVLVRITHTGVCHTDAFTLSGDDPEGVFPAVLGHEGAGIVVQVGEGVTSVAVGDHVIPLYTAECGECLFCKSDKTNLCVAVRATQGKGVMPDGTTRFSYKGEPIYHYMGCSTFSEYTVVAEVSLAKINPDANPEHVCLLGCGVTTGIGAVHNTAKVQTGDTVAVFGLGGIGLAVVQGAKQAKASRIIVIDTNPEKFKLAEDFGATDFLNPKDYDQPIQQVIVEMTGWGVDHSFECIGNTNVMRSALECAHRGWGQSVIIGVAGAGQEISTRPFQLVTGRSWKGSAFGGVKGRSQLPKMVEDAMKGDIQLEPFVTHTMALDQINEAFDLMHEGKSIRTVIHF, encoded by the coding sequence ATGAAATCACGTGCGGCGGTAGCATTTGGTCCAGGACAACCACTAAAAATTGTCGAATTAGATGTTGCTCCACCAAAAGCGGGTGAAGTGTTGGTGAGAATTACCCATACAGGTGTATGCCATACAGATGCTTTTACCTTGTCTGGTGATGATCCCGAAGGTGTGTTTCCAGCGGTACTGGGTCATGAAGGTGCAGGCATTGTTGTGCAAGTCGGTGAAGGCGTCACCAGCGTTGCCGTAGGCGATCATGTGATTCCACTGTATACAGCAGAATGTGGTGAATGCTTGTTCTGTAAATCGGACAAAACCAATCTTTGTGTTGCCGTTCGTGCAACCCAAGGTAAGGGTGTGATGCCAGATGGTACAACACGTTTTTCATATAAGGGCGAGCCAATTTATCATTACATGGGCTGTTCTACTTTTAGTGAATATACCGTGGTTGCTGAGGTGTCTTTGGCCAAAATTAATCCAGATGCCAATCCTGAGCATGTATGTTTATTGGGCTGCGGCGTCACCACAGGTATTGGGGCTGTTCATAACACTGCAAAGGTTCAAACGGGTGACACGGTTGCGGTATTTGGTTTAGGCGGCATCGGACTGGCTGTCGTCCAAGGGGCTAAACAGGCCAAAGCGAGCCGTATCATTGTGATTGACACCAATCCTGAAAAATTCAAATTGGCAGAAGATTTTGGCGCAACAGATTTCTTAAATCCAAAAGATTATGATCAACCGATTCAGCAAGTGATTGTAGAAATGACCGGTTGGGGTGTCGATCATTCATTTGAATGTATTGGCAATACCAATGTGATGCGTTCAGCTTTAGAGTGTGCACATCGTGGTTGGGGACAGTCTGTCATTATTGGCGTGGCAGGTGCAGGTCAAGAAATCTCGACGCGTCCATTTCAACTCGTGACAGGTCGCTCTTGGAAAGGCTCAGCATTTGGCGGGGTGAAAGGTCGTAGCCAACTGCCTAAAATGGTGGAAGATGCCATGAAGGGTGATATTCAGCTAGAGCCTTTTGTGACGCATACCATGGCTCTAGATCAAATTAATGAAGCTTTTGATCTCATGCATGAAGGTAAATCGATTCGTACGGTAATTCATTTTTAA
- a CDS encoding phospholipase D family protein, translating into MTIITLTGCSLPMNQSPPDRISSEHAAHWLQDTLSSSQLKLGLTAYLPLDDAFMSIASRIHLIRNAKHSVDLQYYIWKDDFIGHMLLHELLNAADRGVKVRLMIDDQNGTQLDESLKALAAHPNFEIKLFNPYKYRKFRVIDYVFRLKNINHRMHNKLIVADGVIAVTGGRNISREYFDASESFQFTDLDILFFGDSVKHANAVFIEFWNDQLSYSTDQLLGDSTEQDLNRIRKKYLANAQQKNALENRLEFAEKQIQENLKQRPVQWAKAHFVADSPDKIRGKAKGQQYIHNQMLGIMGEPKAHLELVSAYFVPTQKGEKYLSNLAQKNIDVRILTNSFLANDVAVVHAFYSKYRHDLLKNGVKLHEFKPYIVREKRTWYEVMTGNVIPAKGKNASSLHAKFFDIDGIVFIGSFNFDPRSAFLNTEVGLVVESDELQNQISASLDQYLPQIAYELKLDSQGDIIWLDRKADGSVIEHRHDPETTKFQRFTMKAVSYLPIEWMM; encoded by the coding sequence ATGACCATCATCACGTTGACAGGATGTAGCTTGCCGATGAATCAATCCCCTCCAGATCGTATTTCATCTGAACATGCAGCACATTGGTTACAAGACACGCTCTCAAGCTCCCAGTTAAAACTAGGTTTGACCGCTTATTTACCATTGGATGATGCTTTTATGAGTATCGCCAGTCGTATTCATCTGATTAGAAATGCAAAACACAGTGTTGATTTACAATATTATATTTGGAAAGATGATTTTATTGGGCATATGCTGCTGCATGAACTGCTGAATGCCGCAGACCGTGGTGTTAAAGTACGGCTAATGATTGATGATCAAAATGGTACTCAGCTCGATGAATCACTAAAAGCTTTAGCAGCACATCCAAATTTTGAAATTAAATTGTTTAATCCTTATAAGTATCGAAAGTTTCGTGTCATTGACTATGTATTTCGCTTAAAGAACATTAATCACCGCATGCACAATAAACTCATTGTTGCGGATGGTGTTATCGCCGTCACGGGCGGTCGAAATATTAGCCGCGAATACTTTGATGCCAGTGAAAGTTTCCAGTTTACCGATCTAGATATTCTGTTTTTTGGTGACTCAGTTAAACATGCTAATGCGGTCTTTATTGAATTTTGGAATGACCAATTAAGCTATTCGACTGATCAGTTACTCGGTGACAGTACTGAGCAAGATTTAAATCGGATACGGAAAAAATATTTAGCCAATGCCCAACAAAAAAATGCACTTGAAAATCGACTTGAATTCGCAGAAAAGCAAATTCAGGAAAATTTAAAACAGCGCCCGGTTCAATGGGCTAAAGCGCATTTTGTCGCAGATAGTCCTGATAAAATTCGTGGAAAAGCGAAAGGTCAACAATATATCCATAACCAAATGCTGGGTATTATGGGTGAACCCAAAGCACATTTAGAGTTGGTATCTGCATATTTTGTACCGACGCAAAAAGGCGAAAAATATCTATCCAATTTAGCGCAGAAAAATATTGATGTTCGCATACTCACCAACTCTTTTTTAGCCAATGATGTGGCTGTAGTACATGCCTTTTATTCAAAATATCGTCATGATTTGCTGAAAAATGGTGTCAAACTTCATGAGTTTAAACCGTATATTGTGCGAGAAAAAAGAACGTGGTATGAAGTGATGACCGGTAACGTTATTCCTGCTAAAGGTAAAAATGCATCGAGTCTGCATGCAAAATTCTTCGACATAGATGGTATTGTGTTTATTGGATCATTTAACTTTGACCCGCGCTCTGCATTTTTAAATACAGAAGTCGGTTTGGTGGTTGAATCAGATGAACTGCAAAATCAAATTTCTGCATCCCTAGATCAATATTTACCGCAAATCGCCTATGAGCTCAAATTAGATTCGCAAGGCGATATTATTTGGCTGGATCGCAAAGCGGATGGATCCGTCATTGAACATAGACATGATCCTGAAACTACTAAATTTCAAAGATTCACTATGAAAGCCGTTTCTTACTTACCGATTGAATGGATGATGTAA
- a CDS encoding DNA glycosylase, translating to MTDVEIETHPLEPFLPKRAKLLMMGSFPPPKARWKMNFYYPNFQNDMWKIFGLCFFQDADYFLDRAHKNFKEQLIRDFLSETGIAIFDTALEVIRQKGNAADKFLEIVKPTDLNQLLVQIPECQHIMTTGDKATDTLMLSMPQDTIKPAIGQSSHMTWSDRELTLHRMPSSSRAYPLALEKKAAAYLALFKQVGLIAEMN from the coding sequence ATGACGGACGTTGAAATAGAAACCCATCCACTTGAACCTTTTTTACCTAAGCGTGCCAAACTCCTGATGATGGGGAGTTTTCCGCCACCAAAAGCGCGCTGGAAAATGAATTTTTATTATCCGAATTTTCAAAATGATATGTGGAAAATATTTGGATTATGTTTCTTTCAAGACGCAGATTATTTTTTAGATCGTGCCCATAAAAACTTCAAAGAACAATTGATCCGTGATTTTTTAAGTGAAACAGGTATCGCAATATTTGATACAGCCCTTGAGGTGATTCGACAAAAGGGCAATGCCGCAGATAAATTTCTGGAGATCGTGAAACCGACTGATTTAAATCAATTGCTTGTTCAAATTCCTGAATGTCAGCACATCATGACCACTGGAGACAAAGCTACAGATACCTTAATGTTGTCTATGCCTCAAGACACCATAAAGCCTGCAATTGGACAATCCTCTCACATGACTTGGTCAGATCGTGAACTGACCTTGCATCGTATGCCATCTTCATCTCGCGCTTATCCATTGGCTTTAGAAAAAAAAGCTGCTGCATATTTAGCCTTGTTTAAACAGGTGGGGCTTATTGCTGAAATGAATTAA
- a CDS encoding SDR family oxidoreductase, with protein MAKTILITGASSGIGAGMAREFAQKGYNLAICARRLERLETLKSELESRFAVKVIAKTLDVTDYDQVFDVFRAFQQEFGSIDRVIVNAGVGEGRRIGKGNFAINKATVETNFISALAQCEAAVEIFREQNQGHLVMISSMSAMRGMPKHLTAYGASKAGVAHLAEGIRAELIDTPIQVTTIFPGYIRTEINEGAKKLPFEVDVETGSRLLALEIEKAPVKAYVPKWPWLPLGLAMKVLPLKWVNKLG; from the coding sequence ATGGCTAAAACAATCTTAATTACCGGTGCCAGCTCAGGCATTGGCGCGGGCATGGCACGTGAATTTGCACAAAAAGGTTATAACCTGGCCATATGTGCCCGTCGTTTAGAGCGCTTAGAGACTTTAAAGTCTGAACTAGAATCACGCTTTGCTGTCAAAGTGATTGCAAAGACTTTAGATGTGACCGATTATGACCAAGTCTTTGACGTGTTTCGTGCATTTCAACAAGAATTTGGCAGCATAGACCGTGTGATTGTGAATGCAGGCGTAGGAGAAGGTCGTCGCATTGGTAAAGGCAATTTTGCCATTAACAAAGCCACGGTTGAAACCAATTTTATCTCTGCTTTAGCACAGTGTGAAGCTGCCGTTGAAATTTTCCGTGAACAAAATCAAGGTCACTTGGTGATGATTTCATCGATGAGTGCCATGCGTGGCATGCCTAAACACTTAACCGCTTATGGCGCGAGTAAAGCTGGGGTTGCACATTTGGCAGAAGGCATACGTGCAGAGCTGATAGATACGCCAATTCAAGTCACGACCATTTTCCCCGGCTATATTCGTACCGAAATTAATGAAGGTGCGAAAAAACTTCCCTTTGAAGTGGATGTTGAAACGGGTTCTAGACTTTTGGCGCTCGAGATAGAAAAAGCACCTGTTAAAGCTTATGTACCGAAGTGGCCTTGGTTGCCCTTAGGTCTTGCTATGAAAGTGCTGCCTTTAAAATGGGTGAATAAATTAGGCTAA
- a CDS encoding histidine phosphatase family protein → MTTIYLVRHGQASFGAESYDKLSPNGELQAQVLGRYFKEILKEAPYVVAGSMQRHQQTAHMALAESFPESTVLTNAAWNEFNHQQVFAQYEPRFNQPHLLKQDVDKELNPRAYLSKIFEGAIGRWTGGEFHHEYDESWPEFKGRVETALQNLCDELAKIKPRYAVVFTSGGVISVAAGKMLQLSPDKTFALNWAIANASFTTLRLVGNEPQLLSLNEHHFIKAYDSQLLTWI, encoded by the coding sequence ATGACCACTATTTATTTAGTCCGTCATGGACAAGCCTCGTTTGGTGCTGAAAGTTATGACAAACTTTCTCCCAATGGCGAACTACAAGCGCAAGTACTCGGTCGCTATTTCAAAGAGATTTTAAAAGAAGCACCTTATGTGGTGGCAGGTTCCATGCAGCGCCATCAACAGACCGCACACATGGCTTTAGCAGAAAGTTTTCCTGAATCCACAGTCCTGACAAATGCAGCTTGGAATGAGTTTAATCATCAACAAGTATTTGCACAGTACGAACCCCGATTTAATCAACCGCATTTACTTAAACAAGATGTTGACAAAGAATTAAACCCGAGGGCGTATTTATCCAAAATTTTTGAAGGGGCTATTGGTCGCTGGACGGGTGGAGAGTTTCATCATGAATATGATGAGTCATGGCCTGAGTTTAAAGGTCGTGTTGAAACTGCATTACAAAATCTATGTGATGAATTGGCAAAAATCAAACCACGCTATGCAGTGGTCTTTACTTCTGGTGGTGTGATTTCTGTTGCAGCAGGCAAAATGTTGCAACTTAGTCCCGATAAAACCTTTGCGCTTAATTGGGCAATTGCCAATGCTAGTTTTACAACGCTTCGACTGGTCGGAAATGAACCGCAACTGTTGAGTTTAAATGAACATCATTTTATAAAAGCATACGATTCACAACTCCTTACATGGATATAA
- a CDS encoding phosphotransferase family protein, with the protein MSVIDVGGAVRAGEELDINAVETWLTTQGLKLLGQAEVTQYSGGASNWTYRLKYSNTDLILRRPPKGTKAKSAHDMAREYHVQKNLIPFFPVLPKMVALCQDERVIGCDFYVMYRIAGIIPRAKLPPELQFDEQQVNQLCLNVIDKLIELHQVPYKGTEFEKLGKGDGYCRRQVEGWDARYEKAKTLNVPSFRYVRKWLKAHIPEDTHTCIIHNDWRFDNIILDPNNPTEVIGVLDWEMATLGDPLMDLGSALAYWVEDTDNQIFKSTRRQPTHLKGMLTRQQVVDYYLEKTGIQTSNWAFYEVFGLFRLAVIVQQIYYRYYHKQTQNPAFKDFWIVIHAIHIRALKLIGLQKIAANDKAQRYISKFKKGRGQ; encoded by the coding sequence ATGTCAGTGATTGATGTGGGTGGAGCAGTTCGGGCAGGTGAAGAGCTTGATATAAATGCAGTGGAAACATGGCTAACAACGCAAGGTCTTAAATTATTGGGTCAAGCTGAAGTGACCCAATATTCTGGCGGAGCTTCCAACTGGACTTACCGTTTAAAATATTCCAATACTGATCTTATTTTAAGACGCCCACCTAAAGGCACTAAAGCAAAGTCTGCGCATGACATGGCACGTGAGTATCATGTTCAAAAGAATCTCATCCCATTTTTTCCCGTTCTGCCTAAAATGGTGGCGCTGTGTCAGGACGAGCGTGTAATCGGCTGTGACTTTTATGTGATGTACCGCATAGCAGGGATCATTCCACGTGCCAAGCTGCCACCCGAATTACAGTTTGATGAACAACAAGTCAACCAGCTTTGCCTGAATGTCATTGATAAATTGATTGAACTGCATCAAGTTCCCTATAAAGGGACAGAATTTGAAAAACTCGGCAAAGGCGACGGATATTGTCGTCGCCAAGTTGAAGGTTGGGATGCCAGATATGAAAAGGCCAAAACCTTAAATGTTCCGTCATTTCGCTATGTCCGAAAATGGTTAAAAGCACATATTCCAGAAGATACCCATACCTGCATCATTCATAATGATTGGCGTTTTGACAATATCATTTTAGATCCGAATAACCCTACTGAAGTGATCGGCGTTTTAGACTGGGAAATGGCCACCTTGGGAGACCCACTTATGGATTTAGGTTCAGCCTTAGCTTATTGGGTTGAAGACACAGACAATCAGATTTTCAAGAGTACACGGCGTCAGCCCACGCATTTAAAAGGCATGTTAACGCGTCAGCAAGTGGTCGATTATTATCTAGAAAAAACGGGCATACAGACAAGCAATTGGGCTTTTTACGAAGTGTTTGGTCTATTTCGTCTGGCGGTGATTGTCCAGCAAATTTATTACCGTTACTACCACAAGCAAACCCAAAACCCTGCATTTAAAGACTTTTGGATTGTCATTCATGCTATTCATATTCGAGCGTTAAAATTGATCGGACTACAAAAAATTGCAGCCAATGACAAGGCACAGCGTTACATTTCAAAATTCAAAAAGGGACGCGGTCAATGA